A single window of Desulfovibrio sp. G11 DNA harbors:
- the hflX gene encoding GTPase HflX, which yields MRARAKSAPLRQEHDISKPEGNLQGLKPSQLAALNRLFNRRFPAEDVYTVEQARELALLSRALGRQIGLLIDRKGRVQTVIVGKAGSILIPELPRGRSGGERLRGLRLLHTHLTPDGLSQEDLMDMLFLRLDAVIVLTVNPVGEPVQWQAAHLLPTNVNGQGYHLELPRPWDRTAAQMVGTAEALEKDLSRRAESSHEAENRPRALLISVAALPRIMQERNLDELAELARTAGLAIAGRMVQRVPQVNPRLIMGRGKVAELEVLTLQGRADTLVFDGELSPAQLHNLADITERKVIDRTQLILDIFAQHAVSRAGKLQVELAQLRYTQPRLVGKNRAMDRLMGGIGGRGPGETKLETDRRKIRERMARIRKDLERLRRQRAFTRDRRSRQGIPLAALVGYTNAGKSTLLNTLTRSEVLVENKLFATLDPTTRRLRFPAEKELILADTVGFIRNLPKELMDAFRATLEELEAAHLLLHVADASHPDLLQQISAVETILAEMELDRMPRLLILNKWDQLEAPARAELADAFPHALPVAAKTGEGCKPLLEQLEMRLLHQATNIVTEISPSLN from the coding sequence ATGCGGGCCAGAGCGAAAAGCGCACCATTGCGCCAGGAGCATGATATTTCAAAACCAGAAGGCAATCTGCAAGGGCTGAAACCCAGCCAGCTGGCCGCCCTCAACCGCCTGTTTAACCGCCGTTTTCCGGCGGAAGACGTGTATACGGTGGAGCAGGCGCGCGAACTGGCCCTGCTGTCACGCGCTCTCGGGCGGCAAATAGGCCTGCTCATTGACCGCAAGGGCCGTGTACAGACGGTCATTGTGGGCAAGGCCGGCAGCATCCTGATACCCGAACTGCCCCGAGGCCGCAGCGGCGGCGAGCGTTTGCGCGGCCTTCGGCTGCTGCATACCCACCTGACCCCCGACGGCCTCAGCCAGGAAGACCTGATGGACATGCTCTTTCTGCGCCTGGATGCCGTCATTGTCCTGACTGTCAATCCTGTGGGCGAACCGGTACAGTGGCAGGCGGCGCATCTTTTGCCCACAAACGTCAACGGGCAAGGTTATCATCTGGAGCTGCCACGCCCGTGGGACCGCACAGCGGCCCAGATGGTGGGTACGGCCGAAGCGCTGGAAAAAGACCTCTCCCGCCGGGCCGAAAGCAGCCATGAAGCGGAAAACAGGCCCCGCGCCCTGCTTATCTCTGTGGCAGCCCTGCCCCGCATCATGCAGGAGCGTAATCTGGACGAACTGGCCGAACTGGCCCGCACAGCCGGGCTTGCCATAGCCGGGCGCATGGTGCAGCGCGTCCCCCAGGTGAACCCGCGCCTGATCATGGGCCGGGGCAAGGTGGCGGAACTGGAGGTGCTGACCCTGCAGGGTCGGGCGGACACTCTTGTTTTTGATGGTGAACTTTCGCCTGCGCAGCTGCATAATCTGGCAGATATTACCGAGCGCAAAGTCATTGACCGCACCCAGCTTATTCTTGATATCTTTGCCCAGCATGCAGTAAGCCGGGCCGGAAAGCTGCAGGTTGAGCTGGCCCAGTTGCGCTATACCCAGCCGCGACTGGTGGGCAAAAACCGCGCCATGGACCGCCTTATGGGCGGCATCGGCGGGCGCGGCCCCGGCGAAACAAAACTTGAAACCGACCGACGCAAAATACGCGAGCGTATGGCCCGCATCCGGAAAGACCTTGAGCGCTTACGCCGCCAGCGTGCCTTCACCCGCGACCGCCGTTCACGCCAGGGCATTCCTCTGGCGGCGCTGGTGGGCTACACCAATGCGGGCAAATCCACCCTGCTCAACACGCTCACCCGCTCTGAGGTCCTGGTGGAAAACAAACTTTTCGCCACGCTTGATCCCACCACACGGCGCTTGCGCTTTCCGGCCGAGAAAGAACTTATCCTGGCGGACACCGTGGGCTTTATCCGCAATCTGCCCAAAGAGCTGATGGACGCGTTTCGCGCCACCCTTGAGGAGCTGGAAGCCGCCCACCTGCTTTTGCATGTGGCCGACGCCTCTCACCCTGACCTGTTGCAGCAGATCAGCGCCGTTGAAACCATTCTGGCAGAAATGGAGCTTGACCGTATGCCCCGTCTGCTCATCCTGAACAAGTGGGACCAGCTTGAGGCCCCGGCCAGGGCTGAACTGGCCGACGCCTTTCCCCATGCCCTGCCCGTGGCTGCCAAAACCGGCGAAGGGTGCAAGCCCTTGCTTGAACAGCTTGAAATGCGCCTGCTGCATCAGGCCACCAACATCGTGACCGAAATATCCCCCAGTCTGAATTAG
- the rfbF gene encoding glucose-1-phosphate cytidylyltransferase, whose translation MKVIIMCGGKGTRLREETSVKPKPMVEIGGRPVLWHIMSIYARFGFKDFVLPLGYKGQVIKQYFHDYNIRNTDFTVDLKSGSITTYPSHIEDWRVTLCDTGEETLKGGRLKRVAKYIDTDRFMVTYGDGVADIDLNKLIEFHKQSGSIGTFTGVRMPSRFGTVRTDNQGRILSWEEKPVLDEYINCGFFVFKREFLDYLSEDENCDLEKEPLQRLAAEGQLSMYPHPGQWQCMDTLRDSIKLNEMWDSGRAFWV comes from the coding sequence ATGAAAGTCATTATTATGTGTGGCGGCAAGGGAACGCGCCTGCGCGAAGAAACCTCGGTCAAACCCAAACCTATGGTTGAGATCGGCGGACGGCCCGTGCTGTGGCACATCATGTCCATCTATGCGCGTTTCGGCTTCAAGGACTTTGTGCTGCCCCTGGGCTACAAAGGCCAGGTCATAAAGCAATATTTTCACGATTATAACATCCGCAACACAGATTTTACCGTTGATCTGAAAAGCGGGTCCATCACCACATATCCCAGCCATATAGAAGACTGGCGCGTCACCCTGTGCGATACGGGTGAAGAAACCCTCAAGGGCGGACGCCTCAAGCGTGTGGCCAAGTATATCGATACCGACCGTTTCATGGTCACCTATGGCGACGGTGTGGCGGATATAGACCTGAACAAACTTATAGAATTTCACAAACAGTCCGGCAGCATAGGAACATTTACCGGCGTGCGTATGCCCTCACGTTTCGGCACTGTGCGTACCGATAATCAGGGCAGGATACTCTCCTGGGAAGAAAAGCCCGTGCTGGATGAATACATCAACTGCGGTTTCTTTGTCTTCAAGCGCGAGTTTCTGGACTACCTCAGCGAAGATGAAAACTGCGACCTTGAAAAAGAACCCCTGCAGCGGCTGGCGGCAGAAGGGCAGCTTTCCATGTATCCACATCCCGGCCAGTGGCAGTGCATGGATACCCTGCGCGACTCCATAAAGCTCAACGAAATGTGGGATTCCGGCCGTGCATTCTGGGTATAA
- the rfbG gene encoding CDP-glucose 4,6-dehydratase yields MFANAYKGRRVFVTGHTGFKGSWMAAWLSQLGAVVGGFSDDVPTEPSHYAAMNLGAHLEADLRGDIRDRDAVVRAVRQFRPDVVFHLAAQALVRKSYDDPALTFEANMMGTLNVLEAVRACPDVSAAVMITSDKCYRNDEWVWGYRETDHLGGHDPYSASKGCAEIIAHSYFESFFKDGPACATVRAGNVIGGGDWAVDRIVPDCARAWAAGQAVQIRSPWATRPWQLVLEPLSGYLWLGARLLLGQNSPFDLRGQAYNFGPAADVNNTVAEVVDALALHWPGFASEMDKAGQAGMKECTLLKLCCDKALAHLGWKATLNFEETIRYTAEWYHCFYQGVGGKKPQNMLDFTLGQIAAYVNAAEQRGQLWIK; encoded by the coding sequence ATGTTTGCCAATGCATATAAGGGACGCCGGGTTTTCGTAACCGGGCACACGGGTTTCAAAGGTTCCTGGATGGCCGCGTGGCTAAGCCAGCTCGGTGCTGTGGTGGGCGGTTTTTCCGACGATGTACCCACCGAACCTTCTCACTATGCCGCAATGAATCTGGGTGCGCACCTTGAGGCCGACCTGCGCGGCGACATACGCGACCGCGATGCTGTGGTGCGCGCGGTGCGCCAGTTTCGCCCGGATGTGGTTTTTCATCTTGCCGCCCAGGCGCTTGTACGCAAGTCCTATGATGATCCGGCCCTGACATTTGAGGCCAACATGATGGGAACCCTCAATGTGCTGGAAGCTGTGCGCGCCTGTCCGGACGTGAGCGCGGCCGTGATGATAACCTCTGACAAGTGCTACAGAAATGATGAATGGGTTTGGGGCTATCGTGAAACCGACCACTTGGGCGGGCACGACCCCTACTCTGCCTCCAAGGGCTGCGCCGAAATCATCGCTCACTCCTATTTTGAAAGTTTTTTCAAGGATGGCCCTGCCTGCGCCACGGTTCGGGCGGGCAACGTCATCGGCGGCGGCGACTGGGCCGTTGACCGCATCGTGCCCGATTGCGCCCGTGCCTGGGCTGCGGGACAGGCAGTGCAGATACGCAGCCCCTGGGCCACCCGCCCCTGGCAGCTCGTGCTTGAACCCCTGTCCGGCTATCTGTGGCTGGGCGCACGCCTGCTGCTCGGCCAAAACAGCCCCTTTGACCTGCGCGGTCAGGCCTACAACTTTGGCCCCGCCGCTGACGTCAACAATACGGTGGCCGAGGTGGTGGACGCCCTGGCCCTGCACTGGCCCGGCTTTGCCAGTGAAATGGACAAGGCCGGACAGGCGGGCATGAAAGAATGCACCCTGCTCAAGCTCTGCTGCGACAAGGCCCTTGCCCACCTGGGCTGGAAGGCCACCCTCAACTTTGAGGAAACCATCCGCTATACTGCCGAATGGTATCATTGCTTCTATCAGGGCGTTGGCGGCAAAAAACCGCAAAACATGCTGGATTTCACCCTTGGGCAGATCGCAGCCTACGTCAATGCCGCCGAGCAGCGCGGCCAGCTCTGGATAAAGTAG
- a CDS encoding dTDP-4-dehydrorhamnose 3,5-epimerase family protein gives MNALETVARNVGIDGALLQSLGIIPTPGGPVLHMLRPGSALLPDFSKGFGEVYFSEVLPGHIKAWKRHTRQVQHFAVPTGLLRIVLYDGRPDSPTEGVVCELALGRPENYFLLRIPTGVWYGFAAMGDAPALICNCADIPHDPAEGQRLPVDDPSIPYCWKMEKA, from the coding sequence ATGAACGCCCTCGAAACCGTGGCCCGGAATGTGGGCATTGACGGGGCACTGCTGCAATCACTGGGAATAATTCCCACACCCGGCGGACCGGTGCTGCACATGCTGCGCCCCGGTTCCGCCCTGCTGCCGGACTTCAGTAAGGGATTCGGTGAAGTATACTTTTCAGAAGTCCTGCCCGGCCACATCAAGGCCTGGAAGCGTCATACCCGGCAGGTGCAGCACTTTGCCGTACCCACGGGACTACTGCGCATTGTGCTTTACGACGGCCGCCCGGATTCCCCCACCGAGGGCGTCGTGTGTGAACTGGCCCTGGGCAGGCCGGAAAACTATTTTCTCCTGCGTATTCCCACGGGCGTATGGTACGGCTTTGCCGCCATGGGTGATGCCCCGGCGCTCATCTGCAACTGCGCGGATATCCCTCACGATCCCGCCGAGGGACAGCGCCTGCCCGTGGACGATCCGTCCATTCCCTATTGCTGGAAAATGGAAAAGGCATAA
- a CDS encoding prenyltransferase, producing MPEHGRHHVSASAALLLEGFDPRSLALSLPVGLMVAGVLYYQSLPEIETDLAAGKHTLANRLGKDKAALVFRLWWPAVWILLLNLWAAGLAGWPVALTLLGLPFYLRACRHISDAGTGDWLHLDSFGHLVRTCYLLSGAALIAGVAL from the coding sequence ATGCCTGAACATGGGCGTCATCATGTCAGCGCCAGCGCTGCCCTGCTGCTTGAAGGATTTGACCCGCGCAGCCTGGCTCTGTCGCTGCCTGTGGGTCTTATGGTGGCGGGAGTACTCTATTACCAGAGTCTGCCTGAAATCGAGACAGACCTGGCCGCAGGCAAGCATACACTTGCCAACAGGCTGGGCAAGGACAAGGCCGCCCTTGTTTTTCGCCTGTGGTGGCCCGCTGTGTGGATTTTGCTGCTCAATCTGTGGGCTGCTGGCCTGGCCGGATGGCCCGTGGCTCTGACCCTGCTTGGCCTGCCTTTTTATCTGCGGGCCTGCCGCCACATAAGTGATGCAGGAACAGGTGACTGGCTGCACCTGGATTCATTCGGCCACCTTGTGCGCACGTGTTACCTGCTGAGCGGTGCCGCGCTTATTGCGGGGGTAGCCCTGTAA
- a CDS encoding DMT family transporter: MSDKKNSVGHLAALLCILVWGATFISTKVLLRDFSPVEILFFRFSLGFAALWLACPRALRLDDKKQEWLFAGAGLAGVTLYFLLENIALTYTFASNVGVIVAVSPFFTALLSFWLLAAEKPGLNFFLGFTAAILGIGLISFSGSASLQLNPLGDLLAVLAGLAWSFYSILTRKILAFGYNSLQVTRRCFFYGLVFMLPSLPFMEFHWGLERFAQVVNWGNMAFLGLGASALCFVAWTFAIKRLGAVKSSVYIYLVPVVTVITAALILDERITWMAGMGTVLTLAGLALSEMRQFRLWKKAASLRQ; the protein is encoded by the coding sequence ATGTCTGACAAAAAAAATTCTGTTGGCCATCTGGCGGCTTTGCTTTGCATTCTTGTCTGGGGTGCAACATTCATTTCCACCAAGGTTCTGTTGCGCGACTTCAGCCCTGTTGAAATTCTTTTTTTCCGGTTCAGTTTGGGTTTTGCCGCCCTGTGGCTGGCTTGTCCCCGCGCTTTGCGGCTGGATGATAAAAAGCAGGAATGGCTTTTTGCAGGAGCGGGGCTTGCGGGAGTAACGCTTTATTTTCTGCTTGAAAATATCGCGCTTACCTACACTTTCGCCTCTAACGTGGGCGTTATTGTGGCTGTGTCGCCGTTTTTCACGGCCTTGTTGTCGTTCTGGCTGCTGGCGGCCGAAAAGCCGGGGCTTAACTTTTTTCTGGGCTTCACGGCAGCCATTCTGGGTATAGGGCTCATAAGCTTCAGCGGCAGCGCCAGCCTGCAACTCAATCCGCTGGGAGACCTGTTGGCTGTGCTGGCCGGGCTTGCTTGGTCGTTTTATTCCATCCTTACGCGTAAAATTCTGGCTTTTGGCTATAACAGCCTTCAGGTAACGCGCCGCTGCTTTTTTTATGGGCTGGTTTTCATGCTCCCCAGTTTGCCTTTTATGGAGTTCCACTGGGGGCTGGAACGCTTTGCCCAGGTCGTGAACTGGGGCAACATGGCCTTTCTTGGTCTTGGAGCCTCGGCCCTGTGCTTTGTGGCCTGGACGTTTGCCATCAAGCGTCTGGGGGCGGTGAAAAGCAGCGTCTACATATATCTTGTTCCTGTGGTGACGGTTATTACAGCCGCTCTCATACTGGATGAACGCATCACCTGGATGGCCGGGATGGGAACCGTGCTGACGCTGGCAGGTCTGGCGCTTTCGGAGATGCGGCAGTTTCGCCTATGGAAAAAAGCCGCCTCGCTGCGGCAGTGA
- a CDS encoding D-alanine--D-alanine ligase family protein: MKILLIAGGWSPERQVSLNGARAMVPALEARGHEVTFFDLLENFNGLLAAAEQHDFALINLHGAPGEDGLVQAMLDQVGCPYQGAGPAGSFLALNKCAAKQIFRRAGLPTADWDFVPAFPGKDWQPRLPYPLFVKSNTGGSSLRLGRARNRAELDDIMGQIFAAGEEVIMEPVLPGREVTCGILGEDPLPPILIEPVAGDFFNYESKYEQDGARELCPAPIGDELTARVQELTLAAHRALGLRGYSRADFILGPDDSLTLLEVNTLPGMTATSLVPREARTIGLDFGQLLERLMELGLADCKKKQM; encoded by the coding sequence ATGAAGATTCTTTTGATTGCGGGCGGCTGGTCTCCTGAACGGCAGGTATCACTGAACGGCGCAAGGGCCATGGTTCCTGCCCTGGAGGCGCGTGGTCATGAGGTGACATTTTTTGACCTTCTTGAAAATTTTAACGGTCTGCTTGCCGCCGCCGAGCAGCATGATTTCGCCCTCATCAACCTGCACGGCGCTCCGGGTGAAGATGGCCTTGTGCAGGCCATGCTGGATCAGGTGGGCTGTCCCTACCAGGGGGCCGGTCCCGCAGGTTCTTTTCTGGCGCTCAACAAGTGCGCGGCGAAACAGATATTTCGCCGGGCGGGGCTGCCCACGGCGGACTGGGACTTTGTGCCCGCGTTCCCCGGAAAAGACTGGCAACCCCGGCTGCCATATCCCCTGTTTGTCAAGAGTAATACGGGTGGGTCCTCACTGCGCCTCGGCCGCGCGCGCAACCGTGCCGAGCTTGACGATATTATGGGCCAGATATTCGCTGCGGGCGAAGAAGTCATCATGGAACCCGTGCTGCCGGGCCGTGAAGTGACGTGCGGTATTCTGGGTGAAGATCCTCTGCCGCCCATCCTTATTGAGCCGGTAGCCGGGGATTTTTTCAATTACGAGAGCAAGTACGAACAGGACGGCGCGCGCGAGCTATGCCCGGCCCCCATTGGTGACGAACTGACCGCACGTGTACAGGAACTGACCCTCGCCGCACACAGGGCGCTTGGCCTCAGGGGGTACAGCAGGGCAGACTTTATCCTCGGGCCGGACGACAGCCTTACCCTGCTGGAGGTCAATACCTTGCCCGGCATGACCGCCACCAGCCTTGTACCGCGCGAGGCCAGAACCATCGGCCTTGATTTCGGTCAGCTGCTTGAGCGCCTTATGGAACTGGGCCTCGCCGACTGTAAAAAAAAACAGATGTAG
- a CDS encoding HDIG domain-containing metalloprotein: MKCSSQSEFPRIRRPLADLPQLLELGDPARSRSVPDDAACFALWDKYDMLPNIRRHSFLVAHIAATLAARAAASGFDVNVSEVRAGGLLHDIAKTYCVRHGGSHAQVGAAWAVAETGNYAVAQGVMMHVWWPWDLPAGRGICALPFFVMYADKRVRHDACVSLEERYDDLLGRYGHSEAAREGICAAFRQGKNIENALSEQLGWTLNEDSFDCGRLVS, encoded by the coding sequence ATGAAGTGTTCATCACAGTCCGAGTTTCCCCGGATACGGCGGCCGCTGGCTGATCTGCCGCAGTTGCTGGAGCTTGGGGATCCCGCCCGGTCCCGCAGCGTACCTGACGATGCGGCATGCTTTGCCTTGTGGGATAAATACGACATGCTGCCCAACATCCGGCGGCATTCGTTCCTTGTGGCCCATATTGCGGCTACCCTGGCCGCGCGCGCGGCCGCGTCGGGTTTTGACGTCAATGTGTCTGAAGTGCGTGCCGGAGGGTTGTTGCACGATATCGCCAAAACGTACTGTGTGCGTCATGGCGGCAGCCATGCCCAGGTGGGCGCTGCCTGGGCCGTGGCCGAAACAGGCAACTATGCTGTGGCACAGGGTGTCATGATGCATGTCTGGTGGCCCTGGGACCTGCCTGCGGGGCGAGGCATCTGTGCGCTGCCGTTTTTTGTGATGTATGCCGATAAAAGAGTCAGACATGACGCCTGCGTCAGTCTGGAAGAAAGGTATGACGACCTGCTGGGCCGTTATGGGCACAGTGAGGCGGCGCGTGAAGGTATTTGCGCCGCCTTCCGCCAGGGGAAAAATATTGAAAACGCTCTTTCGGAGCAACTGGGATGGACACTGAATGAAGATTCTTTTGATTGCGGGCGGCTGGTCTCCTGA